A stretch of Henckelia pumila isolate YLH828 chromosome 4, ASM3356847v2, whole genome shotgun sequence DNA encodes these proteins:
- the LOC140865643 gene encoding protein JOKA2-like isoform X2 produces the protein MEASSALVIKARYGDILSRFHVKVVDLTMGRLMEKIFSLFKFAADTSIMLTYVDEDGDSVALVDDDDLNDVAKQSLNPLRIAVKLNAEMTGALPLSMWMPLEQF, from the exons ATGGAGGCTTCTTCTGCTCTGGTGATCAAG GCGCGGTACGGCGATATTTTAAGCCGTTTCCATGTCAAGGTTGTTGATCTCACTATGGGCCGATTGATGGAGAAGATCTTTTCCCTCTTTAAATTTGCTGCTGATACGTCGATCATGCTCACATACGTTGATGAAGATGGGGATTCAGTGGCTCTTGTTGATGACGATGACCTCAATGATGTGGCTAAGCAGTCGCTGAACCCCTTGAGAATTGCTGTTAAACTGAATGCTGAAATGACCGGTGCTCTGCCGCTATCAATGTGGATGCCGTTGGAGCAATTCTGA